One genomic window of Myxococcales bacterium includes the following:
- a CDS encoding insulinase family protein produces MIKKFYIAIAAAIVLAIAFPGGAAADSEYLKGLEGKELPKMTVPSVDKVVLPNGMTCFIKEDRSLPIIQIQVTIKTGSIYEPADKLGLASITGSAVRSAGAGELSPEDLDLLIDSMGAELSSSIGTESGSVYLAILSEDMEKGVGLLSDLLFKPRFDKGRVAIARHKLAESLRRDKDEPNLFASILFSQLVYGKNSPWARRPDPDLLTSIGEEDIKNFHASYFVPSNMILAAAGDFKTRDLVEQLKKYFPKESGKKVEFPNVPELKPSFLPDLRVVKGPKTQTFIRMGHLGVKRHNPDWYSIYLLSQVLGSSGFKSRLVEEIRVKRGMAYSVSGGISQATDYGLFTVKMSTSADNAYAAINLAKEQIKKLSKHGEISDEELDLAKRSLLASSIFELDGSFKIVSDRARFMFYGYPSNYWIKAYEGIARVSKDDVEDAASKYLHPDGIKILMLGPTEE; encoded by the coding sequence ATGATAAAAAAATTCTACATAGCCATAGCTGCCGCGATCGTTCTAGCCATCGCATTCCCAGGTGGAGCTGCCGCCGATTCGGAATATTTGAAGGGGTTGGAAGGAAAAGAACTCCCGAAGATGACTGTTCCCTCCGTAGATAAAGTGGTTCTGCCAAACGGCATGACCTGCTTTATCAAAGAAGATCGGTCTCTGCCCATAATACAGATTCAGGTCACCATAAAAACAGGCAGCATTTACGAGCCTGCCGATAAGTTGGGACTGGCTTCAATCACCGGCTCCGCAGTTAGAAGCGCGGGGGCCGGTGAACTTTCGCCCGAAGATTTGGATCTGCTTATTGATTCAATGGGGGCAGAATTATCATCCTCAATCGGAACCGAAAGCGGTTCGGTATATCTCGCAATACTTTCTGAGGACATGGAAAAAGGGGTCGGACTTCTTTCCGATCTCCTCTTCAAACCCAGATTTGACAAAGGCAGAGTCGCTATTGCAAGGCACAAGCTTGCGGAGTCGTTGAGACGCGACAAGGACGAACCCAATCTCTTCGCATCGATACTCTTTTCCCAGCTCGTCTACGGCAAAAACAGCCCGTGGGCCAGAAGGCCGGATCCGGATTTGCTGACATCGATAGGGGAAGAGGATATAAAAAACTTTCACGCCAGCTATTTTGTACCTTCGAATATGATCCTTGCCGCTGCCGGGGATTTCAAAACTCGAGATCTCGTTGAACAGTTGAAAAAATATTTTCCCAAAGAATCCGGCAAGAAGGTGGAATTCCCGAATGTGCCAGAGCTGAAGCCCTCATTCCTTCCGGATTTGAGGGTGGTGAAAGGGCCCAAAACACAGACCTTCATAAGGATGGGGCATCTGGGGGTAAAGCGGCATAACCCTGATTGGTATTCGATCTATCTCCTTAGCCAGGTACTCGGGTCCAGCGGGTTCAAAAGTCGGCTCGTCGAGGAGATTCGCGTAAAGAGGGGGATGGCCTATAGCGTGTCGGGCGGGATATCGCAGGCGACCGACTACGGTCTCTTCACGGTCAAGATGAGCACATCGGCCGACAACGCATATGCTGCGATAAATCTGGCCAAGGAACAGATAAAAAAGCTTTCAAAGCACGGGGAGATCTCTGACGAAGAGCTGGATCTGGCGAAGAGATCGCTACTAGCCTCCTCGATTTTCGAACTGGACGGTTCATTCAAGATAGTTTCTGACAGAGCCCGCTTCATGTTTTACGGTTATCCATCAAACTATTGGATCAAGGCTTACGAAGGAATAGCCCGCGTTTCGAAAGATGATGTTGAAGATGCAGCCTCAAAGTATTTACATCCGGACGGAATAAAGATCCTGATGCTTGGTCCGACCGAGGAATGA
- a CDS encoding arginine decarboxylase, pyruvoyl-dependent, whose amino-acid sequence MSAFVPNKVFLTKGVGRHREKLQSFEMALRHARIAQFNLVRVSSIYPPNCKIISRNEGVNQLNPGQIVYCVLSDIATNEPHRLLAASVGLSTPKNPDNHGYLSEHHAYGQNEKQAGDYAEDLAAEMLATVLGVPFDPDKSWNDRKGTWTISGEIVRTMNVTQSAVADPKGLWTTVIAGAIFVP is encoded by the coding sequence ATGTCAGCATTTGTTCCGAACAAGGTCTTTCTTACCAAGGGAGTCGGCAGACATCGCGAAAAACTTCAGAGCTTTGAAATGGCTCTCAGACATGCAAGAATAGCGCAATTCAATCTGGTGCGCGTGTCGAGCATTTATCCCCCTAACTGCAAGATCATAAGCAGGAACGAGGGAGTAAATCAGCTGAACCCCGGCCAGATTGTCTATTGCGTCCTCTCCGACATCGCAACAAATGAACCACATCGTTTGCTTGCGGCTTCGGTCGGACTTTCAACGCCGAAGAATCCGGACAATCATGGCTATCTTTCTGAACATCATGCCTACGGGCAGAATGAAAAACAGGCTGGCGACTATGCTGAGGATTTGGCCGCCGAGATGCTAGCGACCGTCCTTGGCGTTCCATTCGATCCAGATAAATCTTGGAACGACAGAAAGGGAACGTGGACAATTTCCGGCGAAATAGTCAGGACCATGAACGTCACTCAGTCAGCGGTTGCGGATCCGAAGGGCCTTTGGACCACAGTTATTGCCGGCGCAATATTCGTTCCATGA
- the pyrR gene encoding bifunctional pyr operon transcriptional regulator/uracil phosphoribosyltransferase PyrR, whose product MAEANAKLLLNEASMDRAILNVARKIVADGLDDIALVGIKTRGVPLAEWLAKKIRSLRDKPVDVGSIDINLYRDDLSEVGYQPVVKKSELQFPISGRGVILVDDVLYTGRTTRAALDAIVDIGRPKFIKLMVMVDRGWRELPIQADYAAKTIKTLATQNVKVRFHSTDGINEVIVKG is encoded by the coding sequence ATGGCAGAGGCCAACGCAAAATTGCTACTAAATGAGGCATCGATGGACCGGGCGATACTCAATGTCGCAAGAAAGATAGTAGCGGATGGGTTGGACGACATCGCACTGGTAGGGATAAAAACGCGCGGTGTTCCCCTTGCCGAATGGCTCGCCAAAAAGATACGCTCCCTCAGAGACAAGCCAGTAGATGTAGGCAGCATCGATATAAATCTATACAGGGATGATCTCAGCGAGGTGGGATACCAGCCGGTCGTAAAGAAGTCCGAGCTTCAATTTCCCATCAGCGGGAGGGGGGTCATCCTGGTGGACGATGTGTTGTACACAGGCAGAACGACGCGGGCCGCTCTAGACGCCATAGTCGATATCGGCAGACCGAAATTCATCAAGCTCATGGTCATGGTCGACAGGGGCTGGCGCGAACTCCCCATACAGGCCGACTATGCCGCAAAAACCATAAAAACTCTCGCTACTCAGAATGTGAAGGTTCGCTTTCATAGCACCGACGGCATCAACGAAGTCATAGTGAAAGGATGA
- the speB gene encoding agmatinase: MIRYLGNNEFSPSYEESKVVVLPIPYEATVSYGKGTALGPAAILDASTQVELYDEQTGCEPYQIGVATLPPLDFSGISHERIGDLITPAVSKILADDKWPLLLGGEHSITPPVVKAVQKKFPDVTVVQFDAHADLRDSYEGSKMNHACAMARVREIVKDAIQIGIRNLSEPEAKLAREKKYKIFYAHQIHHDRGWIKKALDSIKSEEVYITFDLDGFDSSLMPATGTPEPGGIGWYDAVDFMNELFAKKTVVGMDIVELAPIANLHACDFLAAKLGYKAIAYLNNSGISEKLMDN, translated from the coding sequence ATGATAAGATATCTCGGAAATAATGAATTCTCTCCTTCCTACGAAGAGTCGAAGGTGGTGGTTCTTCCGATTCCATACGAAGCTACCGTGAGCTACGGCAAGGGAACTGCGTTGGGACCGGCTGCGATACTCGATGCTTCAACGCAGGTCGAGCTCTATGACGAACAGACAGGATGCGAACCTTATCAAATCGGCGTAGCAACCCTTCCTCCCCTTGACTTTTCAGGAATAAGTCACGAGAGGATAGGGGACCTAATCACGCCAGCGGTTTCAAAGATTTTGGCCGACGACAAGTGGCCGCTCCTCCTTGGCGGCGAGCACTCCATTACCCCTCCAGTTGTCAAGGCGGTCCAGAAAAAGTTTCCCGATGTGACTGTCGTTCAGTTCGATGCCCACGCTGACCTGCGCGATTCCTACGAAGGATCGAAGATGAACCACGCATGCGCGATGGCTCGGGTGAGGGAAATCGTAAAGGATGCCATACAAATAGGCATACGCAATCTCTCTGAACCGGAGGCAAAACTCGCACGGGAGAAAAAGTACAAGATATTCTACGCCCATCAGATTCATCATGACAGAGGTTGGATCAAAAAAGCACTCGACTCGATCAAGAGTGAAGAGGTCTATATAACTTTCGACTTGGATGGATTCGATTCCTCTCTCATGCCTGCCACCGGAACTCCGGAGCCGGGAGGAATAGGATGGTACGATGCGGTAGATTTCATGAATGAACTTTTTGCAAAAAAGACTGTGGTCGGGATGGACATAGTCGAGCTCGCGCCGATAGCGAATCTCCACGCATGCGACTTTCTGGCAGCCAAGCTCGGCTATAAGGCTATCGCATATCTAAATAATTCAGGAATATCTGAAAAGCTAATGGACAATTGA
- a CDS encoding insulinase family protein translates to MRIFLRFIAAVFIIFFAFSAEASNLSQRVHEVQLKNGMKWLIVRRTGAPVFFGAVILRVGGLNETPGKTGLAHMFEHMAFKGSTRLGTKDYDQEKPLLRMIEDLGELREEEERSKKPDRMKIEQIDLWIKNFEKEADEYRLKNEVWEILMRNGANEINAFTSKDMTAYYASMPKNRLELWARVAAEMVFDPVFREFYIERDVVADERRSLTENNPNGEMAERILRAAYKDGPYRSSTIGSMEDIENLTIADAREFHRRYYVPGNMVGIIVGDVSITNAKKIIQKVFGGYERRPLPEAPLHSGEWKRGTYERFAFNSEPSIAIAYHKPTLPDKDEYVFDVITSLLCEGRSSRLEKKLVYDEKLARGISCSNGYPGSRLDNLLILWIEPLTGVPSKKILSAVEEEIEILRTSPASAGDLARVRKQVLAEIMFALDDNRSLGMALGRFDAVFGDWRILADYPEMISAVTPEDVIKVSNKFMTKDDRIVVERVKSR, encoded by the coding sequence ATGCGCATATTTTTACGATTTATCGCTGCGGTTTTTATCATTTTTTTCGCTTTTTCAGCGGAAGCCTCCAATCTTTCCCAGAGGGTACATGAGGTACAGCTAAAAAACGGTATGAAATGGCTCATAGTCAGGCGTACCGGCGCTCCCGTATTTTTTGGTGCGGTGATCCTCAGGGTGGGCGGTCTCAATGAAACGCCGGGCAAAACCGGGCTCGCCCACATGTTCGAACACATGGCATTCAAGGGTTCGACGCGCCTCGGCACCAAAGATTATGATCAGGAAAAACCGTTGCTCAGGATGATTGAGGATCTTGGCGAACTTCGAGAGGAGGAGGAACGCTCCAAAAAACCGGATCGGATGAAAATTGAGCAGATCGATCTCTGGATAAAAAATTTCGAGAAGGAAGCAGATGAGTATCGCTTAAAAAATGAAGTCTGGGAAATACTGATGCGAAACGGGGCGAACGAAATCAACGCCTTTACCTCAAAGGACATGACAGCATACTATGCCAGCATGCCCAAAAACAGGTTGGAACTCTGGGCGCGGGTCGCTGCCGAGATGGTATTCGATCCCGTGTTTCGCGAATTCTATATAGAGCGAGATGTTGTAGCCGATGAGAGGAGGTCTCTCACAGAAAACAATCCGAACGGAGAGATGGCTGAAAGGATCCTTCGAGCCGCCTACAAGGACGGTCCTTACAGATCTTCGACGATAGGATCCATGGAAGACATAGAAAATCTGACGATAGCCGACGCGAGAGAATTTCATCGTCGCTACTATGTCCCGGGGAATATGGTCGGTATAATAGTCGGCGATGTGAGTATTACCAACGCTAAAAAAATAATTCAGAAGGTCTTCGGCGGCTACGAACGAAGGCCCTTGCCCGAAGCACCTCTTCACTCTGGGGAGTGGAAGCGCGGGACATACGAGCGATTTGCCTTCAACTCGGAGCCTTCCATCGCGATTGCGTATCATAAGCCGACTCTTCCGGATAAAGATGAATATGTCTTCGACGTCATCACCTCTCTTCTTTGCGAAGGAAGATCGAGCAGGTTGGAAAAAAAACTTGTCTACGATGAAAAACTTGCCAGAGGCATTTCCTGTTCTAACGGATATCCGGGCTCGCGTTTGGACAATCTCTTGATACTGTGGATAGAACCACTTACAGGAGTTCCTTCCAAAAAAATTCTTTCTGCTGTCGAAGAAGAAATTGAAATTTTAAGAACTTCTCCGGCATCTGCGGGCGATCTGGCAAGAGTCAGAAAACAGGTGCTTGCAGAGATCATGTTCGCTCTGGATGATAATCGATCGCTCGGTATGGCCCTTGGACGTTTCGATGCAGTATTTGGCGACTGGAGGATTTTAGCGGATTATCCGGAAATGATCTCAGCGGTCACCCCTGAAGATGTAATAAAGGTTTCCAATAAGTTCATGACAAAAGATGACAGGATAGTCGTGGAGAGGGTGAAATCCAGATGA
- the lepB gene encoding signal peptidase I yields MSAEPNPKHQKKKGAFREYFEALLIAVIAALFIRSFGIEAFKIPSGSMIPTLSIGDHIFVNKFIYGLRIPLTRHRFFRFTEPKRGDVLVFIYPEDESKDFIKRVIGLPGDRVKIYGEDVSVNGENLPRHKLSVKEYPGDKRKLLVKNSAERAIPFVRGWRDFDFYNELAGDSDHIVQYERYLDRNSYDLVVPPGYYFVMGDNRDNSADSREWGFVPDGNIKGKAMFVWLSIDKDHGGIRWREFGRWIK; encoded by the coding sequence ATGTCAGCAGAACCTAATCCTAAACATCAGAAAAAGAAGGGGGCATTTCGGGAGTACTTCGAGGCCCTACTCATAGCGGTTATCGCCGCTCTCTTTATAAGATCTTTTGGGATCGAGGCATTCAAGATTCCATCCGGGTCGATGATACCGACCCTTTCCATCGGGGATCATATCTTCGTGAATAAGTTCATCTACGGTCTTAGAATTCCACTGACCAGGCATCGTTTTTTTAGGTTTACGGAGCCCAAACGCGGGGATGTCCTCGTCTTTATATATCCCGAAGATGAGAGCAAGGATTTCATCAAACGCGTTATCGGCCTGCCGGGGGACAGGGTGAAAATTTATGGCGAGGATGTTTCGGTAAATGGAGAAAACCTGCCCCGACACAAGCTGAGCGTGAAGGAATATCCCGGGGACAAAAGAAAACTCCTAGTAAAAAACTCGGCAGAGCGCGCAATCCCATTCGTAAGAGGCTGGCGTGATTTCGATTTTTATAATGAACTGGCTGGGGATTCAGATCATATCGTCCAGTACGAGAGATATCTGGATAGGAACTCCTATGATCTCGTTGTCCCTCCGGGATATTATTTCGTGATGGGTGACAATAGAGATAATTCCGCCGACAGCAGGGAGTGGGGTTTTGTTCCCGATGGAAATATAAAGGGAAAGGCGATGTTCGTGTGGCTTTCCATAGACAAGGATCACGGCGGCATAAGATGGCGCGAGTTTGGAAGATGGATTAAGTAA
- the pyrB gene encoding aspartate carbamoyltransferase codes for MSEIFHVLRSDQFDKKFLDELYAITNNLRKISRTKRGADYLRKLMSEKRAMLYFTQPSTRTFLSFLNACQILGMQTSEIRDSNTSSEMKGETAEDAIRTFSSYVDMIIMRSPKAGLAQSIADLLDRTPRRVPVINGGSGKDEHPTQALLDIYTLRRSFGKNGGDIDGKTIVMVGDVKRGRTVRSLSRLMRHFKDTELIFVSPETLRIENDLRSYLDQNNMKYSETDDFESVIPKADAIYMTRIQDEYDTEGESKGVDYGKFHFRYEHMKVLKKSAIIMHPLPRRTEIDIRVDDDPRAKYWRQERNGMWTRVALIAKIFGIDKEITEPYGT; via the coding sequence ATGTCTGAAATATTCCATGTTTTACGCTCGGACCAGTTCGACAAAAAGTTTTTGGATGAACTCTATGCGATAACCAACAACCTGCGCAAGATTTCCAGGACAAAGCGAGGCGCCGATTATCTGCGCAAACTGATGTCGGAAAAAAGGGCAATGCTATATTTCACACAGCCCTCGACCAGAACCTTCCTCTCTTTTTTGAATGCCTGCCAAATACTCGGCATGCAGACATCCGAAATCAGGGATTCAAACACATCCTCCGAAATGAAAGGGGAAACAGCGGAAGACGCCATCCGGACTTTCAGCAGCTACGTCGATATGATCATCATGCGTTCACCAAAGGCCGGGCTTGCACAGTCCATAGCGGATCTTCTGGACAGGACCCCCAGGAGGGTTCCCGTGATCAACGGCGGATCGGGGAAGGATGAACATCCGACGCAGGCGCTTCTGGATATCTACACCCTTCGCCGCTCGTTCGGGAAAAACGGAGGCGACATAGATGGAAAAACGATAGTGATGGTCGGCGATGTTAAGAGGGGAAGAACTGTGCGCTCGCTCAGCCGTCTAATGCGACACTTCAAAGATACCGAACTTATATTCGTATCTCCGGAAACGCTGCGGATAGAAAATGATCTGAGGTCATATCTCGATCAGAATAATATGAAATATTCCGAAACCGACGATTTCGAATCCGTCATCCCGAAAGCCGACGCGATCTACATGACGAGGATTCAGGATGAATATGATACGGAAGGCGAGTCGAAGGGAGTCGATTACGGCAAATTTCACTTCAGATACGAGCATATGAAGGTTCTGAAAAAGAGCGCCATTATCATGCACCCTCTGCCAAGAAGGACGGAAATTGATATCAGAGTGGATGATGATCCGCGCGCAAAATACTGGCGGCAGGAACGCAATGGCATGTGGACCCGCGTCGCACTGATCGCCAAGATATTCGGAATAGATAAGGAGATAACGGAGCCCTATGGGACCTGA
- the lepA gene encoding elongation factor 4, producing MSQSHIRNFCIIAHIDHGKSTLADRILEHTGALSKREHMDQFLDKMDLERERGITIKAQSVQITYNAEDGKSYELNLIDTPGHVDFHYEVSRSLAACDGALLVIDATQGVQAQTLANALLAMHNDLAIVPVINKIDLPSADVESAKEQCEEILAIPADNAVAVSAKTGEGIKDLLEAIVKHLPPPTGNEKATLRALIFDSWFDSYMGAVALIRVVDGEIRVGQRILLMNVGKNFEVLRLGIYNPHLRDVEALKSGEVGIVVAGIKEVKDTKVGDTITLSSNPASKPLSGFQDLKAMVFAGLYPADPGQYDELKEALEKLKLNDSAFSYEPESSTALGFGFRAGFLGSLHLEIVQERLEREYNLELVSTAPTVVYEVITTKGEKIMVDSPAKLPEPQNIEEIREPYAKASILAPSDSLGGIMKLCQERRAEQKNLEFFGRERIMVQYEMPFSEMMFDFFDNLKSVSRGYASLDYEIIGYRAARLVKLTVLINGDPVDALSVIVHRDDAQYKGRELVSKLRTLIPRQMYDIAIQAAIGGKIIARETVKAYRKDVTSKCYGGDVTRKRKLLERQKEGKKRMKKVGSVDIPQEAFLSVLKIK from the coding sequence ATGTCCCAATCGCACATCAGAAATTTTTGCATCATCGCACATATAGATCATGGAAAGTCGACGCTGGCCGACAGAATCCTTGAACATACCGGTGCGCTCAGCAAGCGCGAGCACATGGACCAATTCCTGGACAAGATGGACTTGGAGCGTGAACGCGGAATCACTATCAAGGCCCAGAGCGTGCAAATCACGTACAACGCAGAAGATGGCAAATCCTACGAACTCAACCTCATAGACACTCCCGGGCATGTGGATTTTCATTACGAGGTCAGTCGCTCGCTCGCAGCCTGTGACGGAGCTCTCCTGGTCATAGACGCCACTCAGGGGGTACAGGCGCAAACGCTTGCCAACGCCCTTCTGGCAATGCACAACGATCTGGCCATAGTGCCGGTGATAAACAAGATCGACCTTCCAAGCGCAGACGTTGAATCCGCCAAGGAACAATGCGAAGAGATTCTGGCTATTCCTGCCGACAACGCCGTTGCGGTTTCGGCAAAAACCGGGGAAGGAATAAAGGATCTACTTGAAGCGATAGTGAAGCATCTTCCGCCACCAACGGGAAACGAGAAAGCGACGCTGCGTGCGCTCATATTCGACAGCTGGTTCGACAGCTACATGGGTGCCGTCGCACTGATTCGCGTAGTGGACGGCGAAATCAGGGTAGGCCAACGGATTCTTCTCATGAACGTTGGAAAGAACTTCGAAGTTCTTCGCCTCGGCATTTACAATCCCCATCTTCGAGATGTAGAGGCTCTCAAATCCGGAGAGGTGGGAATAGTGGTAGCCGGAATCAAAGAGGTCAAAGATACCAAGGTTGGCGATACGATTACGCTCTCTTCCAACCCGGCATCAAAACCCCTTTCAGGATTTCAGGACTTGAAGGCCATGGTTTTCGCAGGGCTCTATCCGGCGGATCCGGGGCAATACGACGAATTGAAGGAGGCCCTCGAAAAGTTGAAGCTGAACGATTCGGCGTTTAGCTACGAACCTGAAAGCTCAACCGCCCTTGGCTTTGGATTCAGAGCGGGTTTTCTCGGGTCCCTGCATCTGGAGATAGTTCAAGAGAGGCTTGAAAGAGAGTATAACCTCGAGCTTGTTTCAACCGCTCCGACGGTCGTATATGAAGTGATCACGACCAAAGGTGAAAAGATCATGGTCGATAGCCCAGCCAAGCTTCCCGAGCCTCAGAATATCGAAGAGATTCGAGAGCCCTACGCCAAGGCCTCCATACTCGCTCCATCCGATTCGCTCGGAGGTATAATGAAGCTCTGCCAGGAGAGAAGGGCGGAACAGAAAAACCTGGAGTTCTTCGGCCGCGAGAGAATTATGGTCCAGTACGAAATGCCTTTTTCCGAAATGATGTTCGATTTTTTTGATAATCTCAAATCGGTCTCAAGGGGATATGCCTCGCTGGATTATGAAATCATCGGCTATCGGGCTGCGCGCCTTGTAAAGCTCACTGTCCTGATCAACGGCGATCCCGTCGACGCCCTTTCGGTAATCGTGCACAGGGATGATGCGCAGTACAAAGGACGGGAGCTTGTATCAAAGTTACGAACCCTGATACCGAGACAGATGTATGATATCGCCATACAGGCTGCGATAGGTGGCAAAATAATTGCCCGGGAGACGGTCAAGGCTTATCGCAAAGACGTTACCTCGAAATGCTATGGCGGCGATGTCACAAGAAAACGAAAACTCCTCGAAAGACAGAAAGAGGGGAAGAAGAGGATGAAGAAGGTCGGCAGCGTCGATATTCCACAGGAAGCCTTTTTGAGCGTTTTGAAAATAAAATAG
- a CDS encoding arginine--tRNA ligase, which translates to MLENKIRELVKAAILSSVQEGLLSGLDGKMEIEISVPKSEAHGDFTTNIALVVASRAKIPPRKAAEIIAAKIPLGTEGVEKVEIAGPGFINFKIDTKVYLEMLRDISVQGERYGSVDLGSGKKVQIEFVSANPTGPLHIGHGRGAVYGDALASVLSAAGYEVTKEYYVNDTGNQIKTLGRSVYLRYLQKKGSSVEFPKECYQGSYIAEIATEIEEKASCKIDSMTEEDAIMYCGEYAGVKILDRIKRDLAETGVIHDTYFHENNLHADSAIDSAFRFLKKNGHTYEEGGALWFNTMKFGDDKNRVLRKADGSLTYFAADIAYHKNKFDRGFHRVIDIWGADHGGYVARMKAAVEAMGYDPKNLDVVLIQLVNLMRGGESISMSTRSATYETLENVRDEVGRDACRYFFLMRSHNAQLDFDLDLAKKETPDNPVFYIQYAHARICSIFRKAEEAGFTLPSNEEVDLSKLDLPEEIKLSRMASSLPNIISECAEELEPHKLSFYLLELSRMFQSYYSQGKRDERYRVISTDAERTLAKLYLLKNIQVVIQNSLRILGISAPSEMKRMEEADV; encoded by the coding sequence ATGCTTGAAAATAAAATTAGAGAACTAGTTAAAGCTGCGATCCTTTCATCCGTTCAGGAAGGACTTCTGTCAGGCCTTGACGGCAAGATGGAAATAGAAATTTCCGTTCCCAAGTCCGAAGCACACGGAGATTTTACAACCAACATAGCTCTAGTCGTAGCCTCGCGCGCCAAAATACCCCCAAGAAAGGCGGCTGAAATAATTGCAGCCAAGATCCCGCTAGGTACGGAGGGCGTCGAGAAAGTTGAAATAGCGGGCCCGGGCTTTATCAACTTTAAGATCGATACAAAAGTCTATCTGGAAATGCTGAGGGATATATCGGTTCAAGGCGAGAGATACGGATCAGTTGACCTGGGATCGGGAAAAAAAGTTCAGATAGAATTCGTGAGCGCAAATCCCACCGGGCCGCTCCACATAGGACACGGCAGGGGCGCGGTGTACGGCGATGCTCTGGCCAGCGTTCTTTCGGCGGCCGGCTACGAGGTTACGAAGGAATATTATGTGAATGATACCGGCAACCAGATAAAGACCCTCGGGCGTTCGGTCTATCTGCGCTACCTGCAAAAAAAAGGTTCTAGCGTCGAATTTCCAAAGGAATGTTATCAAGGCTCATACATAGCGGAGATAGCGACCGAGATAGAGGAGAAAGCTTCCTGCAAGATAGATTCGATGACAGAAGAAGATGCGATAATGTACTGCGGGGAGTATGCTGGAGTGAAAATTTTGGACAGGATCAAGCGCGACCTTGCCGAAACTGGCGTGATCCACGATACCTACTTTCACGAAAATAACCTGCATGCCGACTCTGCGATAGACAGCGCTTTCAGGTTTTTGAAAAAGAACGGACATACCTACGAAGAGGGGGGCGCGCTTTGGTTTAATACAATGAAATTCGGAGATGACAAGAACAGGGTGCTGCGAAAGGCTGACGGTTCACTCACATATTTCGCAGCCGATATCGCCTACCATAAAAACAAGTTCGATCGCGGATTTCACCGAGTTATAGATATATGGGGGGCGGACCACGGCGGATACGTCGCAAGGATGAAGGCAGCTGTGGAGGCCATGGGATATGATCCGAAAAATCTAGACGTCGTCCTCATACAGCTCGTCAATCTGATGCGCGGTGGGGAATCGATTTCGATGTCCACCAGGTCCGCGACTTACGAAACCCTGGAAAATGTCAGAGATGAAGTCGGGAGGGACGCCTGCAGATATTTCTTTCTGATGAGATCCCACAACGCCCAGCTCGATTTCGATCTGGATCTCGCTAAAAAAGAGACGCCGGACAACCCGGTCTTCTACATACAGTACGCCCACGCTAGGATATGCAGCATATTCAGAAAAGCTGAAGAGGCCGGTTTCACTTTACCTTCGAATGAAGAAGTAGATCTTTCAAAGCTCGATCTTCCCGAAGAAATAAAGCTCTCCAGGATGGCATCCTCCCTTCCGAACATCATATCGGAATGCGCCGAGGAACTCGAGCCGCACAAGCTTTCCTTTTATCTGCTCGAGCTTTCAAGGATGTTCCAATCCTATTACAGCCAGGGAAAGCGGGATGAACGCTACAGGGTCATCAGCACCGATGCGGAGAGAACGCTGGCCAAGCTCTATCTCTTGAAAAACATACAGGTTGTGATACAAAACTCCCTGAGAATTCTCGGAATTTCCGCGCCTTCTGAAATGAAGCGGATGGAGGAAGCAGATGTCTGA